The Octopus sinensis unplaced genomic scaffold, ASM634580v1 Contig13566, whole genome shotgun sequence genome contains the following window.
tactgtagcctcagttcAACCaaggcattgtgagtgaatttggtagatggaaactgaaagaagcccagtatgtatgtgtgtgtgtgtgtgtttgtgtcgttGTGTCTATTTGTTACCCGCTACTGCTTGATGACTGGTGTcaatgtgtttatgttcctgtaacttaacagatCAGCAAAATGGAATGATAAAAGTTTCTAGGTTTTAAAAATTAAGAAccactagggtcgattcatttaactaaaaaagatcttcaaggtggtgccccagcatggcctgagTCATtagactaaaacaattaaaacacAAAAGATATACCAATcctattaacaaaacaaaattcaagaaatctttttcaaaacaaattaaacTTGAAGAAACTTACCAATTTCATTTTGGCAATACACAAGAAAAGTTCCAGCTTTTCTTCCAGGGGAAACATATACAATATCCAATTTTCCTGTCTTTTCCAAAAAATCAATTAACATTTTTTCCGACATGTCTTTGGGGCCATTTGACACAATCACTGCATCTTCTTGCCAGACTAGATTTTTATACCAGTCCACATGAAGTTTATGTTTGCTTACATTATGGACCTTCCTTTGGACAACATTTTCTGCATCTGAAAATCAAAATAGCAGAAGAAATTGAGAATATAATGTCATTATTAATGAGTGGAGGGCATGGTTGTGTTGGTGTAGAACCAGGTCAGACACTTTCTGGTCATAAACATGTCCAAGTGTCCTTCCTTGTTTATGATGTTAGGTGGTACATGAAGAAGATTTAACTGccttttctagcagatcaagtcatCACTTAGAGGCCCCTTTGTTCGATAGCTGAAAGGATTATGAGGTTCCCTGTACAATTAACTGGCTCTAGTTCAACAGCacattgagcaagtatcttctaccacagcctcaagatgaccagagccttgtgactGATATTTGGAAGAGAGAAACTGTGGCCAtcataggatgtgtgtgtgtgtgatcagataaacatatacacacttatgtgtatacgcacatacagtaCTTAGAGGAAACAGTAGTCATTCACAAAGACAATTGCCAATAAAAAGCTTTATCCTGAGCAGACCAATATGTAAGCCTATTTTCCAATAAAGAGTAGAATATTTGAATATCAGAATATGTCAAAACATTTAATGAAGTGCACtgcaaaatttcaattaaaattagtCCCTTAATGAAAAGAGAGACTCATTATCTTCGTGACAGACCCATGCCAAGAAACGAGAGGAACATAAccttgaaatttaaatttttataaataaaaaaaaatatttatatatatatatatatatattggcctgctcacttagccagcggggtggcgtcatttgaaggctaaaacaatgcaaagcgcattgtgaccaccgatttgtagcagcatctgatagcctggtcggtcacgtgatcaggtgatatatatatatatatatatatatatataaatatatatatatatgccatttgatATTCCTTCAGGTTAAGGTGAAGGAATGAATTTAGCAGCAGAGAGACAACTCCAAGCACGTTTCAGTTTTGAGACCTCTTCGTTATAAAAGCCTACCCATGACTGCCAGATTGTTGATGACTAAAGAATTTTAATGAGCGGATACAGAATGGTGTGACAACTTGGAATAGAACACTGCTCTACAGTTTCTCTATTGTACCTCCTTGATCACACTTTAGCCTTTCAATACCTAGCATAACCCCTACATAACCCTTTCGGTTCCTCACTCCATTTAGTAGAAGgagtgtttttcctttttttttttcctgtcttggacattacttggcaacctcactagtaaTGATGGCAGGAAAATTGtccccagtccactctgtaaagtggttggcattaggaagggcactgagcaatagaaaccatgccaaagctgaccccAGAGGTCAATGCTgctcaccagatcctgtcaaactattcaATGCAagcaaatatggaaaatgaatgttaaatgacgatgatgatgatttttaacaTTGCTTTATATTAATCTAATGTGTTCACAGTAATTATGTGcaaattgtccaacctatgcaagcatggacaacagatattaaatgatgacaatgatgatgtctgTAAATgatttcatgaaataaagaatatttcttcTAACCTTTTTCCGATTCAAAAGTGATAATAACTTCCTCAGAATCTTGGATCCGTTCTGGCTTTCCTTTAATAGGTCCTCCACTTGATCTACTCTTGTTCTCAAAATAAGACTGAATGGCTTCCAAACGGAAATCAGTTGGGATTCCTGACACCAATATCGTTCTGCCCTCATCTTCTCCTTCCATACTCGTGGCAGATATTCCTGCAAAATAAAACCAAGATTTAATGCTAGATAAATACAAGTTATTCACCATCCATGTAACAATATAATGCTATCCACATCATAAACATCCACTTTACATGCCTGATGTAAACCTGAAATACATATAGCCTTCAAACAGTCCAGATatgctacaaataacagccaaagttTTTCAAAAGTTCTCCCATTTTTAAAATAGACGAATACATTTGCTAAAATCGTCTTGTCTTGAGAATATCTGCAAAGAAGTTATGGCATTCCTGATTGAACAATGCTAATTTCACTCACAGAAACCAGAGTTCTAACATATGTCCATGAAATCTGAAAGTCACACCTCTGAACGAATCCagctttaaaatctttaaaaagatGTTTTGCAATAAAACAGCCACACAAATGCCATTTAGTATGACAAACTTCATCTAAATAcacattttccaaacaattctttcttctataggcacaaggcttgaaactttgGGGGAGAGTTAATCAATTAGATAAACcctagtgtataactggtacttactttattgaccctgaggagatgaaaggtgaaattgacctcagtggaattagaacccagaacataaagatggatgaaatgtcactgagcattttgtccacatTTTCCAAACAATGACAatgaccacaacaacaataacaaccaaaagTACCAATCTGATTAGCCTGATTAATGCCACAACATCATATAGAATACATTCAACAAAAGAACACCCCAACCATTCACCCACCAAACTCAACCAGATGAACCTAATTTATAAATACAGCTTTGTGT
Protein-coding sequences here:
- the LOC115229699 gene encoding uncharacterized protein LOC115229699; this translates as MEGEDEGRTILVSGIPTDFRLEAIQSYFENKSRSSGGPIKGKPERIQDSEEVIITFESEKDAENVVQRKVHNVSKHKLHVDWYKNLVWQEDAVIVSNGPKDMSEKMLIDFLEKTGKLDIVYVSPGRKAGTFLVYCQNEIGKFLQV